Proteins from a genomic interval of Candidatus Flexicrinis proximus:
- a CDS encoding glycosyltransferase family 2 protein, with product MPDLDLAVVVVTWNSMREIDICLNSLLADLAESGLNSRVIVVDGASTDGTPDHVAQKYPQLGLIVSPDNIGFGRCNNLGLKHAGFESADAPRAAYMINPDTQTHPGATRALFDTLMSDEKIGLVGAQLTYGDGTFQHAAFHFPGLRQMYAEFFATPGRFIEGGFNGRYPRRLYEAGEPFKVDCVLGATMMIRREVIASTGMFDAQFFMYCEEIDWAWRIHDAGWEARCVPAAHVTHFGGQSTQQVKPRAIVNLWASRIQLFFKYYPTWKLAIASRMLAEGMRRKIKRERDPEVRTAYETVRQMAKGLR from the coding sequence ATGCCTGACCTCGATCTTGCGGTTGTCGTCGTCACCTGGAATTCGATGCGCGAAATCGATATCTGCCTCAACTCACTGCTGGCGGACCTGGCCGAATCCGGCTTGAACTCTCGCGTAATCGTCGTCGACGGCGCCAGTACCGATGGCACGCCCGATCATGTCGCGCAGAAATATCCGCAGCTTGGGCTGATTGTCAGCCCCGATAACATTGGTTTTGGCCGCTGCAACAATCTTGGGTTGAAGCATGCCGGCTTTGAATCTGCCGACGCGCCGCGGGCGGCCTATATGATTAATCCGGATACGCAGACACATCCAGGCGCCACCCGCGCATTATTCGATACGCTTATGAGTGACGAGAAGATCGGCCTGGTCGGCGCGCAGCTGACCTATGGGGATGGCACTTTTCAGCACGCGGCGTTTCATTTCCCCGGCCTGCGCCAGATGTACGCCGAATTCTTCGCGACGCCGGGACGTTTCATCGAAGGCGGCTTCAACGGGCGCTATCCGCGCCGACTGTATGAGGCGGGCGAACCCTTCAAGGTCGACTGTGTGCTGGGCGCAACCATGATGATCCGGCGCGAGGTGATTGCCAGTACCGGTATGTTCGACGCGCAGTTTTTCATGTACTGCGAGGAGATCGACTGGGCGTGGCGGATTCACGACGCCGGCTGGGAAGCACGCTGCGTCCCAGCGGCGCACGTCACCCATTTCGGCGGGCAGTCTACCCAACAGGTTAAGCCGCGTGCGATCGTCAACCTGTGGGCCAGCCGGATCCAGCTCTTCTTTAAGTACTATCCCACCTGGAAGCTGGCGATTGCCTCTCGTATGCTCGCTGAAGGGATGCGTCGGAAGATCAAACGTGAACGCGACCCGGAAGTACGGACCGCCTATGAAACGGTCAGGCAAATGGCGAAGGGACTCAGATGA
- a CDS encoding GAF domain-containing protein, protein MNPPTSAQSSTEAVVVEISELKPLLVTTEEGLHRQSELLKARGIGMPTLTHQSLSALMVSLDKFVQVLLDEQREVAQLRTLVTNSASLSGSFDLNHILSDAMDGIIQLTGAERGCIILVAEDGSLEFRVLRDGVTASNRDAVLDAQRAAEKFSRSIITAAMETGEALLTHNAHDDSRLVGMQSVAALDLRSVLCVPLRYRDTTLGVVYVDNRLRYGVFGEREKALLVAFANQVAVAMSNAKLYTSIEHTLSEITRVKELTDNVYNSIDSGVITIDGDDIVVRANRAAASVLGIPDAAALTGRSVLEILEPVAEQLVPAIGAVRSGSSRESFEIETQLGEKQKLALQVRISPLIGIGGGNQGMVIVVDDLTDQRDRAETLRMFKYYLPPEMVDNIEAIARLGFVGERREVSCMFADVRPLATLPKGLRPQQKMEMVNVYLSRATDCIHEAGGVIDKYMGTEIMALFNSQLNPRVNHAAAAVDAALRIRDHFAVIYKSLGIEQPLYRIGIHTGVATLGNVGSHTRRDFTAIGDSINLAKRLEENAYDGQIIVSGQTRDHMLANVLVPPLTANFIEREPLTVKGRQQQTRIYEVVQE, encoded by the coding sequence ATGAATCCTCCCACCTCCGCACAGTCCTCCACAGAAGCGGTTGTCGTTGAAATCAGCGAGCTGAAGCCGCTGCTGGTAACGACGGAAGAAGGTTTGCACCGGCAAAGCGAGCTGCTGAAGGCACGCGGGATCGGTATGCCGACCCTGACGCATCAGTCACTCAGTGCCTTGATGGTTTCACTCGACAAGTTTGTCCAGGTGCTGCTCGATGAACAGCGCGAGGTGGCGCAGCTGCGCACGCTGGTGACCAATTCGGCGTCTCTGAGCGGTTCGTTCGACCTCAACCATATCTTGTCGGATGCGATGGATGGCATCATTCAGCTCACCGGCGCGGAACGCGGCTGCATCATCCTGGTGGCCGAGGACGGATCGTTGGAGTTCCGGGTGCTTCGTGACGGGGTCACCGCTTCAAATCGCGATGCCGTGCTTGATGCCCAGCGTGCCGCCGAGAAATTCAGCCGCTCGATCATCACGGCAGCCATGGAGACCGGCGAGGCGCTTCTGACGCATAACGCCCACGACGACTCGCGCCTGGTCGGCATGCAGAGTGTCGCTGCACTCGACCTGCGCTCGGTATTGTGCGTCCCGCTGCGATACCGCGATACCACCCTCGGGGTCGTGTACGTCGACAACCGGCTGCGTTACGGCGTTTTCGGCGAACGCGAGAAAGCGCTGCTGGTGGCCTTCGCAAATCAGGTCGCGGTGGCTATGAGCAACGCGAAGTTGTACACGAGTATCGAGCACACGCTGTCAGAAATAACGCGGGTCAAAGAACTCACCGACAACGTCTATAACAGCATCGACAGCGGCGTGATCACGATTGACGGGGATGACATTGTCGTCCGGGCCAATCGTGCCGCTGCGAGTGTCCTCGGCATCCCCGACGCCGCGGCATTGACCGGTCGGTCTGTGCTGGAAATCCTTGAGCCGGTGGCCGAACAACTCGTGCCCGCCATCGGCGCCGTACGCAGTGGAAGCAGCCGGGAATCGTTTGAGATTGAGACGCAGTTAGGGGAAAAGCAGAAACTGGCGCTGCAGGTACGTATCAGTCCGCTGATTGGCATAGGCGGTGGCAATCAGGGCATGGTCATTGTCGTCGATGACCTTACCGACCAGCGCGATCGAGCCGAGACGCTGCGCATGTTCAAGTATTACCTGCCGCCGGAAATGGTCGACAACATCGAGGCCATCGCGCGGTTAGGCTTCGTCGGCGAACGGCGTGAGGTCTCCTGTATGTTTGCCGACGTCCGCCCGCTGGCGACCTTGCCGAAGGGATTGCGTCCCCAGCAAAAGATGGAGATGGTCAACGTTTACCTGTCGCGGGCAACCGATTGTATTCATGAAGCCGGCGGCGTCATCGACAAATACATGGGTACGGAGATCATGGCCTTGTTTAACAGCCAGCTCAATCCCCGCGTAAACCACGCCGCGGCCGCGGTAGATGCCGCGCTGCGAATCCGCGATCATTTCGCGGTCATTTATAAGTCGCTGGGCATCGAACAGCCTTTGTATCGGATCGGTATTCATACCGGCGTCGCCACGCTTGGCAACGTCGGCAGCCATACGCGGCGTGATTTCACGGCCATCGGCGACAGCATCAACCTCGCCAAACGCCTTGAAGAGAACGCCTACGATGGTCAGATCATCGTCAGCGGGCAAACCCGTGACCACATGCTGGCTAACGTGCTTGTACCTCCCCTCACAGCGAACTTTATCGAACGCGAACCGCTGACCGTCAAGGGCCGCCAGCAGCAGACACGCATCTACGAGGTGGTCCAGGAATGA
- a CDS encoding PPC domain-containing protein encodes MRKLRFSLLFAALLALTLVAGAQTQPLTITPPAGSPGTNHTVIGIGLVPMQQYTLTVVFGGTPVFSTTLSADSNGQVSIDLLTEPSDTPGTYTVNLSEGDSIIRTGTITITAQIQPPVGTSLSYNQTLSSTLDPNRAEDQYTFEGAQGDIVTVSMRSADFDTFLMLYGPDGGQLRFNDNAIPPTDSGLFAYELPANGRYLLIATSRDAAETGGSSRVSGTYSLTLSVARRAQEGTIAPGETIAGELSLVAQRAQYTFTGRGGDVVTIDQRSDAFDSVVMLYTSDGTQLAQDDDGGGGLNARITRFRLHADGEYVIVIDGFRGFTGERRLQGKFTVTLDIEGQGPVVVQATPGQPTVVAQATPAPATPTPLPALAGASGTVDFDETTVGELTEQAQTGGFTFIGTAGDVITIALDSTAFDPKVQLVAPDGSVIAEDDDSGPDLNALIREYTLPRDGEYTIVVDGFRGAAGNRQLLGQFSLTLSRAGDTTAQQPTAAPQPGATATPAPQVSSGAIASGQTLNGEFSEATQNAAYSFEARAGDTVSIDLRSDEIDPLVRLLGPDGQVIAEDDDSGGGVQARIADFTLPADGTYTIEVDAFRGIDSARLVLGAFELTLNVTPAPVVEVQPTTPPEATSTPSAANPTPVSPAVTVQPPAQGSVVRINPSETAELTFTGAEDEAFTFRFTGSAGDVVGFTVTGDGSIDTSLAIVAEDGLAVASDDDSGEGFNPELLGVTLPAYGGYQVTVRPVVSGLTGTVTLTYKTFIQTALGQGAISVTLNDKYGPQVLRFTGHAGETVRLIVTSISQIGGEPEIVVTQAGEPVASQIIGSSLRLTIEFITPADGRVDVKVLREASAYGEIEISIERVVEEEPAPEDGE; translated from the coding sequence ATGAGAAAACTTCGCTTCAGCTTATTGTTTGCCGCGCTGCTGGCGCTGACTCTGGTGGCGGGCGCGCAGACCCAACCGCTGACGATAACGCCACCGGCCGGGTCGCCCGGAACGAACCATACCGTCATCGGGATCGGTCTCGTTCCGATGCAGCAGTACACCCTCACGGTCGTTTTCGGCGGCACGCCAGTCTTCAGCACGACGCTCAGCGCGGACAGTAACGGGCAGGTGTCGATTGATCTGCTGACGGAACCGTCCGACACTCCGGGGACCTACACGGTCAACCTGAGCGAAGGCGACAGCATCATTCGTACCGGGACCATCACCATCACCGCGCAGATTCAACCGCCTGTTGGAACGTCGCTCAGCTATAACCAGACCCTGAGCAGCACGCTCGACCCGAATCGCGCCGAGGATCAGTATACGTTTGAGGGGGCGCAGGGGGACATCGTCACCGTCTCGATGCGCTCCGCCGACTTTGACACTTTCCTGATGCTGTACGGTCCGGACGGCGGCCAGCTTCGTTTCAATGACAATGCAATCCCGCCCACCGACTCCGGCCTTTTTGCTTACGAGCTTCCCGCAAATGGCCGTTACCTGCTGATCGCCACCAGCCGGGATGCAGCGGAGACCGGCGGTTCGTCGCGCGTGTCTGGCACCTATTCCCTTACGCTTTCCGTCGCGCGCCGCGCCCAGGAAGGCACGATTGCCCCAGGCGAAACGATCGCCGGCGAGCTTTCGCTGGTCGCGCAGCGCGCGCAGTACACGTTTACGGGGCGCGGCGGCGATGTGGTCACGATCGATCAGCGCTCCGACGCATTCGACAGCGTAGTGATGCTGTACACCTCAGATGGTACACAGCTTGCCCAGGATGACGACGGCGGCGGAGGCTTGAACGCCCGCATCACCCGGTTCCGTCTTCACGCTGACGGCGAATACGTGATCGTCATCGACGGGTTCCGCGGGTTCACCGGGGAACGCCGCCTGCAAGGCAAGTTCACGGTAACGCTCGACATTGAAGGTCAGGGGCCGGTCGTTGTCCAGGCGACTCCGGGTCAGCCCACTGTCGTCGCGCAGGCTACCCCTGCCCCTGCGACCCCCACCCCACTCCCGGCTCTGGCTGGCGCGTCCGGTACGGTCGACTTCGACGAGACCACCGTGGGCGAGCTCACCGAACAAGCACAAACCGGCGGCTTCACGTTCATCGGTACGGCTGGCGATGTCATCACGATTGCGCTCGACTCGACGGCATTCGACCCGAAAGTTCAGCTTGTCGCGCCCGACGGCTCAGTGATCGCCGAAGACGATGACAGCGGGCCGGACCTTAACGCGCTGATCCGTGAATACACCTTGCCCCGCGATGGCGAATATACGATCGTCGTTGATGGCTTCCGCGGCGCGGCAGGCAACCGCCAGCTTCTCGGTCAGTTCTCGCTAACCCTCAGCCGCGCCGGCGACACGACCGCGCAGCAGCCCACCGCAGCGCCACAGCCGGGCGCGACGGCAACGCCAGCACCGCAGGTGTCAAGCGGCGCGATTGCCTCGGGACAGACTCTCAACGGTGAGTTCAGCGAAGCCACCCAGAATGCGGCATATAGTTTTGAGGCACGCGCAGGCGATACAGTATCGATTGATCTGCGTTCGGACGAGATAGATCCGCTGGTACGGCTGCTCGGCCCGGATGGACAGGTAATCGCCGAAGACGACGACAGCGGCGGCGGCGTACAGGCCCGTATTGCCGACTTCACGCTGCCGGCTGACGGCACCTACACGATTGAGGTTGACGCCTTCCGCGGCATCGACAGTGCGCGGCTCGTGCTGGGTGCATTTGAGCTTACTCTCAATGTCACCCCGGCGCCGGTCGTTGAAGTCCAGCCTACAACCCCACCTGAAGCGACCAGTACACCGTCTGCCGCCAATCCCACGCCAGTCAGCCCTGCGGTGACCGTCCAGCCGCCGGCACAGGGCAGCGTGGTGCGTATCAATCCAAGTGAAACGGCAGAACTGACCTTTACGGGCGCTGAAGACGAAGCCTTCACGTTCAGGTTCACCGGCTCGGCTGGCGATGTCGTCGGCTTTACGGTCACCGGTGACGGGTCGATCGACACCAGTCTCGCGATCGTCGCTGAAGATGGGCTGGCGGTCGCCTCAGATGACGACAGCGGCGAAGGCTTCAATCCTGAACTGCTGGGCGTGACTCTTCCGGCTTACGGTGGCTACCAGGTGACTGTCCGGCCAGTGGTCAGCGGACTCACGGGGACGGTCACCCTCACCTATAAGACCTTCATCCAGACGGCACTCGGTCAGGGCGCCATCAGTGTCACGCTCAACGACAAGTACGGCCCACAGGTGCTGCGCTTCACCGGCCACGCGGGCGAAACAGTGCGGCTGATTGTCACCAGTATCTCGCAGATCGGAGGCGAGCCTGAGATTGTGGTAACGCAGGCCGGCGAACCGGTTGCAAGCCAGATTATCGGTTCAAGCCTGCGCCTGACGATCGAATTCATTACCCCGGCCGATGGGCGCGTCGATGTCAAAGTGCTGCGCGAGGCAAGCGCCTACGGCGAGATCGAAATCAGTATCGAGCGCGTTGTCGAAGAAGAGCCGGCGCCGGAAGATGGCGAGTAG
- a CDS encoding MBL fold metallo-hydrolase: MFELVFLGTSASAPSVHRGLPSLAVLAGEHRYLVDCGEGTQRQILKSGIGYKKMNRVLLTHAHLDHILGLGGLISTFAHFESVEFVEIFGGKPALDRVESLLYSVVLREERAPMPIHLIDIKTTKHLNSAREFSISSSDLYPILDARQYEVFAFPVQHRGPGNFGFDFRERTHRPFLVEKAEALGIPSGPERGQLVKGHPISLADGRTIQPVDVLGTEVPGTKLVIMADVGRVDTLVEQCRDADTLVIEATFLDEHAEEARSFGHITARMAADLAVKANVKSLILWHVSRRYRERDILAEARSVFPNAYVARDFDHFVLKRGEGAVKVEPLKADGDETDA; this comes from the coding sequence ATGTTCGAACTGGTCTTTCTGGGAACATCCGCTTCTGCGCCTTCCGTGCATCGCGGTCTGCCCTCGCTGGCCGTCCTCGCCGGGGAACACCGCTATCTGGTCGACTGTGGCGAAGGCACACAGCGTCAGATCCTGAAGAGCGGCATCGGCTACAAGAAGATGAACCGCGTACTGCTCACGCATGCGCATCTCGATCACATTCTGGGACTAGGCGGGCTGATCTCCACCTTTGCACATTTCGAATCGGTCGAATTTGTGGAAATCTTCGGGGGCAAGCCCGCCCTCGACCGGGTTGAGTCGCTGCTCTATTCGGTGGTCCTGCGCGAAGAACGCGCCCCGATGCCGATCCACCTGATCGACATCAAGACCACGAAACATCTAAACTCCGCCAGAGAGTTTTCGATTTCCTCCTCCGACCTCTATCCGATCCTTGACGCACGCCAATATGAAGTTTTCGCCTTTCCGGTCCAGCACCGCGGTCCCGGCAATTTCGGCTTCGATTTTCGTGAGCGCACCCACCGCCCGTTCCTGGTCGAAAAGGCCGAAGCGCTCGGAATCCCTTCCGGGCCGGAACGCGGGCAGTTGGTCAAAGGCCATCCGATTTCGCTGGCCGATGGCCGAACGATTCAGCCGGTGGATGTCCTTGGGACCGAAGTGCCCGGCACAAAACTCGTCATCATGGCGGATGTTGGCCGGGTGGATACGCTGGTCGAGCAGTGCCGCGACGCCGATACGCTGGTGATCGAGGCGACCTTCCTCGACGAACACGCGGAAGAAGCCCGCAGTTTTGGGCATATCACCGCCCGGATGGCAGCCGACCTGGCGGTAAAGGCCAACGTAAAGTCGCTCATTCTCTGGCATGTCAGCCGCCGTTACCGGGAGCGCGACATCCTGGCTGAAGCACGCTCGGTCTTCCCAAACGCATATGTCGCCCGTGACTTCGATCACTTTGTACTCAAACGCGGCGAAGGCGCGGTGAAGGTCGAGCCGTTGAAGGCAGACGGGGACGAGACCGATGCCTGA
- a CDS encoding GAF domain-containing protein, which yields MTDDTFKLDEAGAMDMPASSQEGARKLVQRADDLITLLKGQGAERGYIVLRDRETGEFNQFKVARGLDTDLLRSPMGAPVATQGRDFMVSKSIIADVVATGQAVLTTNALEDQRYQQQQSIVGYALRSILAVPLNVKGQLIGIVYCDNRVLAGLFAQRELELVSAFADHAASAIDNARLFQEIRGQVAEVSALRDLLDRIFDSIAAGVITLDSNGTITLCNYAATVMFRSDGPLTGRKLSEVVVEVPQTLLGAMTYVRASGHAMPFDMAIVVPGRGECYMNIVMSPVGNGQGLALVIDDLTAAKKHEAQVSEVVRYLPTALVKNLAAVADLDVRGQEREITAMFCDVRGFTSFSEKLDPADLMRVINQYLSLASDAINLYEGIVDKYMGDAVTGLFNTQLNPQEDHAVRAVSAALSMLAEQASLHDTLPEDHRLQFGIGIDTGLAVLGNVGGAERKEFTALGEPTEIIKILQENARGEVVISEATFQKVQHVFECEQITLNKTKGREGLETAYRVKRRRSGLTSTVLLIDSELADLLNDTPAKQP from the coding sequence ATGACCGACGATACTTTCAAACTCGATGAAGCCGGCGCAATGGATATGCCTGCCTCCAGCCAGGAGGGGGCGCGGAAGCTCGTCCAGCGGGCAGACGATCTGATTACGTTACTAAAGGGCCAGGGGGCCGAACGAGGCTATATCGTCCTCAGGGACCGTGAAACCGGCGAATTCAACCAGTTCAAGGTCGCGCGCGGCCTCGATACGGACCTGCTGCGTTCACCAATGGGCGCGCCGGTCGCCACGCAGGGCCGCGACTTCATGGTCAGCAAGAGCATCATTGCCGATGTCGTTGCGACCGGGCAGGCTGTACTGACCACCAACGCGCTCGAAGATCAGCGCTACCAGCAGCAGCAAAGTATCGTCGGCTATGCCCTCCGCAGTATCCTGGCGGTCCCGCTGAACGTCAAAGGTCAGCTCATCGGGATTGTGTACTGCGATAACCGGGTGCTTGCCGGTCTTTTCGCCCAGCGCGAACTTGAGCTGGTCAGCGCGTTTGCCGACCATGCGGCATCCGCCATCGACAACGCGCGGTTATTCCAGGAAATCCGCGGCCAGGTGGCCGAAGTCTCCGCGCTTCGCGACCTGCTGGACCGGATCTTCGACTCGATCGCCGCAGGCGTCATCACGCTCGACTCGAATGGAACGATCACCCTCTGCAATTACGCTGCGACGGTGATGTTCAGGTCGGACGGGCCGCTCACCGGTCGCAAGCTCTCGGAAGTCGTGGTCGAGGTTCCGCAAACGCTGCTCGGCGCGATGACCTATGTTCGTGCGTCCGGCCACGCCATGCCATTTGACATGGCTATCGTCGTGCCGGGCCGCGGCGAGTGTTACATGAACATCGTCATGTCGCCTGTCGGTAACGGGCAGGGACTCGCGCTCGTGATCGACGACCTCACGGCGGCCAAGAAACACGAAGCTCAGGTGTCCGAGGTCGTGCGCTATCTGCCAACGGCGCTGGTCAAGAACCTCGCCGCTGTAGCTGACCTCGATGTTCGCGGCCAGGAGCGCGAAATCACGGCCATGTTCTGCGACGTGCGCGGCTTTACCTCATTCAGCGAAAAGCTCGACCCGGCCGATCTGATGCGCGTGATCAACCAGTATCTCAGCCTGGCAAGCGACGCCATCAATCTGTATGAAGGCATTGTCGATAAGTACATGGGTGACGCGGTGACCGGCTTGTTCAACACCCAGCTCAACCCGCAGGAGGACCATGCCGTACGGGCTGTGAGCGCCGCGCTGAGTATGCTGGCCGAGCAGGCTTCGCTCCACGATACACTGCCTGAAGATCATCGCCTTCAGTTCGGAATCGGGATAGATACCGGGCTGGCGGTGCTGGGGAACGTGGGCGGCGCTGAACGAAAGGAATTTACGGCGCTCGGCGAACCGACCGAAATCATCAAGATTCTTCAGGAGAACGCTCGCGGAGAAGTGGTCATCAGTGAAGCGACATTCCAGAAGGTGCAGCACGTCTTCGAGTGCGAGCAAATCACGCTTAACAAGACTAAAGGGCGCGAAGGCCTGGAGACTGCTTACCGCGTCAAGCGGCGCAGGAGCGGCCTAACCTCGACCGTCTTGTTGATCGACTCGGAACTCGCCGACCTGTTGAATGATACGCCGGCAAAACAGCCGTGA